The Gambusia affinis linkage group LG11, SWU_Gaff_1.0, whole genome shotgun sequence genome contains a region encoding:
- the ska3 gene encoding spindle and kinetochore-associated protein 3: protein MEPTRDFFSKLRKMAVTLEAETEKLQQAFEGRRNEDGDSDRAVRAMRAYHEVNSDVSSLKAQLQGELAEQKQREEEVSSFIKACRVMEQRVSKDIHTIRTHLEKYGYQAPSVGTETPNNPNDREAEENETSLASEEDEGQEEDERTNSTSPPKAADPFADLLRTPKLSDFGLSELQMKRALGGAEWCAEVPPMPELNLPQPSLRTPAPPPLAMTPKCALRMDDDDLQTPPVPDFGISEHTMCLNNDFTVALFGKKHLKLDKPSEDIPSINKVMESLQTKVDNLESPEPPVICTPGFKIKKPNGHLPSQEARDPESPCRHGNPSTTPEVPAFETPYVNRLVSGKKTAEPEPISSQGDGDGNIFKLQTSPCNGASDSKPAWVNNVPEVTFFGVEEKEIPQMPNLESFLGNSLQTNNGRMLTQQVGEDTGVNSLDLDGPTQEFSFGTPRIRMSYQEPSTPEMPDLSSVTQDICKLVSQVQTKKSTSAHIASSVSSEKHSAPSAKGLTLVSQSEFQTLPSYLRLMTLSNLNQAVQNINRFTAQHHGETKEFTMDDLRRIISVGTKAPVYVLCLTELQRLKQVDGVLEAAVYKLIAGN, encoded by the exons ATGGAGCCTACCCGAGACTTTTTCTCCAAGCTAAGGAAGATGGCGGTGACTTTAGAGGCAGAAACCGAGAAACTACAGCAAGCTTTTGAGGGCCGTAGAAACGAGGATGGTGATAGCG acaGAGCCGTCCGAGCGATGCGAGCATATCATGAAGTGAACAGTGATGTCAGCAGTCTCAAG GCGCAGCTACAAGGAGAGTTGGCTGAGCAAAAACAGCGAGAGGAGGAGGTTAGCAGCTTCATTAAGGCCTGTAGAGTGATGGAGCAGAGGGTCTCTAAAGACATCCACACAATCAGGACACACCTGGAAAAATATGGTTACCAAGCTCCATCTGTTGGTACAGAAACTCCAAACA ACCCAAACGATCGAGAAGCAGAAGAGAATGAAACCAGCTTAGCATCCGAAGAAGACGAAGGCCAGGAGGAGGACGAGAGGACGAACTCCACATCGCCTCCAAAAGCGGCGGATCCCTTCGCCGACTTGTTGCGAACCCCTAAGCTCTCCGATTTTGGTCTCTCTGAGTTACAGATGAAGAGAGCGCTGGGTGGAGCAGAGTGGTGCGCCGAAGTTCCCCCCATGCCGGAGTTGAACCTCCCGCAGCCCTCGCTCCGAACGCCCGCGCCACCACCTCTGGCCATGACTCCTAAATGCGCGCTGCGGATGGACGACGATGACCTGCAGACGCCCCCGGTGCCTGATTTTGGCATCTCAGAGCACACAATGTGTCTGAACAATGACTTCACCGTGGCTCTGTTCGGGAAGAAGCACCTAAAGCTTGACAA ACCTTCAGAAGATATCCCATCAATTAACAAGGTGATGGAGAGTTTGCAGACTAAAG TTGACAATTTAGAGTCTCCGGAACCGCCTGTAATTTGCACCCCAGGCTTCAAGATAAAAAAGCCAAACGGTCACCTACCGTCACAAGAAGCAAGAGACCCAGAGTCCCCCTGTCGCCATGGAAACCCGTCAACGACCCCAGAGGTGCCTGCGTTTGAAACTCCATACGTGAACCGCCTGGTCAGCGGCAAGAAG ACAGCAGAGCCCGAGCCAATCAGCTCGCAGGGTGACGGAGATGGTAACATCTTCAAGCTTCAAACGTCTCCCTGTAACGGAGCGAGCGACTCCAAGCCCGCCTGGGTGAACAATGTGCCAGAAGTGACCTTCTTTGGCGTGGAGGAAAAGGAGATACCACAGATGCCCAACTTGGAGTCTTTTTTGGGCAATTCCCTTCAGACC AACAATGGCCGGATGCTGACGCAGCAGGTGGGAGAGGACACAGGCGTGAACAGTCTGGACCTGGACGGACCCACCCAGGAGTTCAGCTTTGGAACGCCTCGCATCAGGATGAGCTACCAGGAGCCCAGCACCCCCGAGATGCCAGACCTCAGCTCGGTTACACAGGATATATGCAAA CTTGTATCGCAGGTTCAAACAAAGAAATCTACCTCTGCACATATTGCCTCATCTGTCAGCTCAGAAAAACACAG TGCTCCTTCTGCAAAGGGTCTCACTTTGGTTTCACAGAGCGAGTTTCAGACTTTGCCGTCATACCTGAGGCTGATGACTCTCAGCAACCTTAACCAGGCTGTCCAAAACATCAACAGATTTACGGCACAACACCATG GAGAAACGAAGGAATTCACCATGGACGATCTGAGGAGGATCATCAGTGTGGGAACCAAGGCTCCTGTGTACGTCCTGTGTCTGACGGAGCTCCAGAGGCTGAAGCAGGTGGATGGGGTTCTGGAAGCCGCCGTGTACAAACTGATAGCGGGCAACTAA
- the hcn5 gene encoding potassium/sodium hyperpolarization-activated cyclic nucleotide-gated channel 1, whose amino-acid sequence MEKFKGPTTGFTKATCGWRALLLPQLNRQSLYVYGSEVAVENECKRQLESGVFVIHPFSPMRSYYIMVMMAITFLNLIGIPMEIAFLDGDSGLAWESFNVFSDTLFLLDVVLNFRMGIITEDAEEAILDIKKIRVSYLRTWFIPDVIAAFPIGYILLFADLHYHNDDNPSKANRMMRILMFVRILSLIRLARVSRLVRFFNEVEKVSNANLEVVRLFFRILSLFMMIFLLCHWNGCIQYFVPMLEEFPTDCWVRKENLMNSTVIVKYSWGVFRALSQMIALSYGSMDAPTNYIEMWIVMVSMVSGCMMYTILVANATTMIANLDPAAKEYKSKMSRLEHYMTFMKLPPELQLRISNYYQARYGGKWFDEKYIMDTISSSLKEQVLMVMCSQLLKKVPMFQNREENFINDVILKLHYEVFQEGDVIVRQNVPGDRMFFIDHGEAVMETESYERELCDGDFFGETCVLTKGKYLATVKALTDCQCFSLSWDDFQDALRCFPDIKKDLEKMVLVNADGEVVTAIRGTQRAFGCFSCQQTFTGAPLHHFGTTPEARRAKQFST is encoded by the exons ATGGAGAAATTCAAAGGTCCCACCACAGGATTTACCAAGGCCACCTGTGGATGGAGAGCCCTGCTTCTCCCGCAGCTGAACAGGCAGTCCCTGTACGTGTACGGCAGCGAGGTGGCCGTGGAGAACGAGTGCAAGCGCCAGCTGGAGAGCGGAGTCTTTGTCATTCACCCCTTCAGCCCCATGAG GAGTTACTACATCATGGTCATGATGGCCATCACCTTCCTGAACCTGATCGGGATTCCCATGGAGATCGCCTTCCTGGACGGCGACAGCGGGCTTGCGTGGGAGAGCTTCAATGTGTTCTCGGACACGCTGTTTCTGCTGGACGTGGTCCTGAACTTCCGGATGGGCATCATAACGGAGGACGCCGAG GAAGCTATTCTGGATATCAAAAAAATCAGAGTCAGCTACCTGAGGACGTGGTTCATCCCGGACGTCATAGCAGCTTTCCCCATCGGATACATCCTGCTGTTTGCG GACCTACACTACCACAACGATGACAACCCATCCAAGGCCAACAGGATGATGAGGATACTGATGTTCGTGCGGATTCTCAGCTTGATCCGGTTGGCTCGAGTGTCCAGACTGGTCAGGTTCTTCAACGAAGTTGAGAAA GTGTCAAACGCAAACCTGGAGGTAGTTCGGCTCTTCTTCCGCATCTTGTCTCTCTTCATGATGATTTTTTTGCTGTGTCACTGGAACGGCTGCATCCAATACTTCGTCCCCATGCTGGAGGAGTTTCCCACCGACTGCTGGGTTCGGAAGGAAAACCTGATG AACTCCACAGTCATCGTTAAATACTCTTGGGGAGTTTTCCGAGCTCTCTCCCAGATGATTGCTCTCTCTTACGGATCCATGGACGCTCCAACAA ATTACATAGAGATGTGGATCGTCATGGTCAGCATGGTGTCTGGCTGCATGATGTACACCATCCTCGTAGCCAACGCTACGACCATGATCGCCAACCTTGACCCAGCAGCCAAGGAATACAAGAGCAAG atgaGTCGCTTGGAGCACTACATGACCTTCATGAAGCTTCCACCAGAGTTGCAGCTTCGCATCAGCAACTACTACCAAGCTCGCTATGGAGGGAAATGGTTcgatgaaaaatacataatggaCACGATATCATCATCACTCAAAGAG CAAGTCCTGATGGTGATGTGCAGCCAGCTGCTGAAGAAAGTGCCAATGTTTCAGAACAGAGAGGAAAACTTCATCAACGACGTCATCCTCAAGCTACATTACGAGGTTTTCCAGGAGGGAGACGTCATCGTCCGACAGAATGTCCCGGGCGATCGCATGTTCTTCATCGATCACGGAGAGGCCGTGATGGAGACCGAGTCGTACGAGAGGGAGCTCTGCGACGGAGACTTTTTTGGAG AGACGTGCGTGCTGACCAAAGGCAAGTATCTGGCCACGGTGAAGGCGCTGACCGACTGCCAGTGCTTCTCCTTGTCCTGGGACGACTTTCAGGACGCGCTCCGGTGCTTCCCGGACATCAAGAAGGACCTAGAAAAGATGGTCCTCGTCAACGCCGACGGCGAAGTTGT GACTGCAATCAGAGGAACACAGAGGGCGTTCGGCTGCTTTTCCTGCCAGCAGACCTTTACAGGAGCGCCGCTGCACCATTTTGGTACGACACCTGAGGCAAGAAGAGCAAAACAGTTTTCTACCTag